A part of Helicobacter fennelliae genomic DNA contains:
- a CDS encoding GatB/YqeY domain-containing protein — translation MSQIKEKLQADLKEAMKAQNTFLRDTIRMLNAAIKQVEVDTREVLDDTKIIKILKTAYKQREDAAIAYQQANREDLLAKEKQEMEIISTYLPKQLSDDELRERICKIIQELGATSQKDMGKVMAQTTQLRDVADGRRISAMVKELLQ, via the coding sequence ATGAGTCAAATCAAAGAAAAATTACAAGCCGATCTCAAGGAAGCGATGAAAGCACAAAATACATTTTTGCGCGATACGATACGAATGCTTAATGCCGCAATCAAGCAGGTTGAGGTCGATACAAGAGAAGTGCTTGATGATACAAAAATCATAAAGATTCTAAAAACCGCCTACAAACAACGAGAGGACGCCGCTATTGCTTATCAGCAGGCAAATCGAGAGGATTTACTTGCCAAAGAAAAACAAGAAATGGAGATTATCTCAACTTATCTTCCAAAGCAATTAAGCGATGATGAATTGCGAGAACGTATTTGTAAGATCATTCAAGAATTAGGTGCAACAAGCCAAAAAGATATGGGAAAAGTTATGGCGCAAACAACACAACTGCGCGATGTAGCTGATGGACGCAGAATCTCTGCTATGGTTAAAGAGTTGTTGCAATAA
- the flgH gene encoding flagellar basal body L-ring protein FlgH: MKKAFLMFGITSLMSVSLMFGADIQMNFNPPDYVEEMPSKEFLPTPQQAGSLFGQGERPLFADRRAMRPNDLITILIDETSNASLQSSKNYTQTSDGNVNPPTLTFNGENENNKKIAQELNDSINYSLIKSNDNSNFKGSGQQSRNDTLRFSITARILKVMENGNYFVYGHNEMLMDGEKRLVTISGVIRPYDIQRDNTISSKYISDSKIAYTSLGAIGATNHKKEAAEAIEREYPF, from the coding sequence ATGAAAAAAGCTTTTTTGATGTTTGGCATTACAAGTCTAATGAGTGTAAGTCTGATGTTTGGGGCGGATATACAAATGAATTTTAATCCGCCTGATTATGTAGAGGAAATGCCAAGCAAAGAGTTTTTGCCTACGCCACAGCAAGCAGGAAGTTTATTTGGGCAAGGCGAGCGTCCGTTATTTGCAGATAGGCGAGCGATGCGCCCAAATGATCTTATCACAATCCTCATTGATGAAACCTCAAACGCAAGCCTGCAAAGCTCCAAAAACTACACCCAAACAAGCGATGGCAATGTCAATCCACCCACGCTGACATTTAATGGCGAAAACGAAAACAACAAAAAAATAGCCCAAGAGCTCAATGATTCAATTAATTACTCACTTATCAAATCAAATGACAACTCCAACTTCAAAGGAAGCGGGCAGCAATCTCGCAATGATACTTTGAGATTTTCTATCACCGCGCGAATCCTCAAGGTTATGGAAAATGGCAATTATTTTGTATATGGGCATAATGAAATGCTTATGGATGGCGAAAAGCGTTTGGTTACTATTAGTGGCGTGATACGACCTTATGACATACAGCGAGATAATACAATCTCATCAAAATACATCTCTGACTCCAAAATAGCCTATACGAGTTTGGGGGCAATCGGCGCGACAAACCACAAAAAAGAAGCAGCGGAAGCGATTGAGAGAGAGTATCCGTTTTAG
- the pseF gene encoding pseudaminic acid cytidylyltransferase has product MNICIIPARSGSKRIPHKNIKQFCGKPIISYSIQNAIESKIFDHIIVSTDDAKIATIAQKYGAQTPFLRPKELSNDLCATLPVIAHAITALKLSQDDLKSCFVCCLYPTAPLIDSTHITQAYTHLTQNPNKEYVFYATKLEKSPLRAFTLDTHNAPHLLFSQFEQSRSQDLDSVFVDAGVLYFGKASAFLAQKLIFHTHSMALILESSLAQDIDTPLDWQIAKAKYRAKLKHNATSHTTHKITKDKAQ; this is encoded by the coding sequence ATGAATATCTGCATAATCCCAGCCCGCAGCGGTAGCAAACGTATCCCGCACAAAAATATCAAGCAATTCTGTGGCAAGCCAATCATTTCTTATTCTATCCAAAACGCCATAGAATCTAAAATCTTTGATCATATCATCGTCAGCACTGATGATGCAAAAATCGCCACAATCGCCCAAAAATATGGCGCGCAAACACCATTTTTGCGCCCAAAAGAACTCAGCAACGATCTTTGCGCCACACTTCCTGTGATCGCGCATGCTATCACAGCACTTAAACTTAGCCAAGATGATCTCAAATCCTGCTTTGTGTGCTGTCTTTATCCTACCGCACCGCTTATAGATTCTACGCATATCACGCAAGCCTATACCCATCTCACCCAAAATCCAAACAAAGAATATGTATTCTATGCGACAAAGCTTGAAAAATCGCCATTGCGAGCATTCACGCTTGATACGCACAATGCACCTCATCTTTTGTTTTCGCAATTTGAGCAATCGCGCTCGCAAGATTTAGATTCTGTGTTTGTCGATGCGGGTGTGCTTTATTTTGGCAAAGCAAGCGCGTTTTTGGCACAAAAGCTGATTTTTCATACCCACTCTATGGCGCTAATCCTAGAATCTAGCCTTGCTCAAGACATTGATACGCCACTTGATTGGCAAATCGCCAAAGCCAAATACCGCGCAAAGCTCAAACATAACGCCACATCTCATACCACACACAAAATCACAAAAGACAAAGCGCAATGA
- a CDS encoding glycosyl transferase, with the protein MIGVFTEWGKSVGGGHISRCERLLEVLDSQEFWIYNNQTHISTSYMPKNSSSINWLNKQTFTHLIKKCSHIIIDSYLLDDSSFYEIVLGAQDNKDNKAQKKLLILDDYFRTYPKDAFVLNGALNAQNKINNQDNNIKNNPAKAHNQNTKTHAKSTQSIKSAPLKRFFGAEFNLANQIFKQPRITRDRIQNVFVMFGASDKDNLTQQVLHALESSPLFCDNKICLHIILGAFNANHPQTTLPHRIYRNIAPKELCEIMTLCDIAICAGGQSLYELALNALPTIIFIVAQNQLFQANAFSQYGMKISTLRHLTTDINLNSKQRKHCSKLLESIPIGTQTYRIKEHFML; encoded by the coding sequence ATGATTGGTGTTTTTACAGAATGGGGCAAAAGCGTTGGCGGAGGACATATCAGCCGATGTGAGCGATTGCTTGAGGTTTTAGATTCTCAAGAGTTTTGGATTTATAATAATCAAACACACATAAGCACATCATATATGCCAAAAAATTCCTCCTCTATAAATTGGCTCAATAAACAAACTTTTACACATTTAATCAAAAAATGCTCGCACATCATCATTGATAGTTATTTGCTTGATGATAGCTCTTTTTATGAGATTGTTTTAGGGGCGCAAGACAATAAAGATAATAAAGCGCAAAAAAAGCTCTTGATTCTTGATGATTATTTCCGCACTTATCCCAAAGACGCATTTGTGCTTAATGGCGCACTCAACGCACAAAATAAAATAAATAATCAAGATAATAATATAAAAAATAATCCTGCCAAAGCACACAACCAAAACACCAAAACACACGCCAAATCCACACAATCCATAAAATCTGCCCCACTCAAGCGATTTTTTGGCGCGGAGTTTAATCTCGCAAACCAAATCTTTAAGCAACCTCGCATTACACGCGATAGAATCCAAAATGTTTTTGTGATGTTTGGCGCAAGCGATAAGGACAATCTCACGCAACAAGTTTTACACGCCCTAGAATCTAGCCCGCTTTTTTGCGATAACAAAATATGCCTACATATTATATTAGGTGCTTTTAATGCCAACCACCCACAAACAACACTTCCACACAGAATCTACCGCAATATAGCACCCAAAGAGCTTTGTGAGATTATGACTTTGTGTGATATTGCTATTTGTGCGGGCGGGCAGAGCTTATATGAGCTTGCACTCAATGCCCTTCCTACGATTATTTTTATCGTAGCGCAGAATCAACTTTTTCAAGCCAATGCCTTTAGTCAATACGGAATGAAAATCTCAACCTTGCGACATCTCACCACAGATATAAATTTAAATAGTAAGCAAAGAAAACACTGCTCCAAGCTCCTTGAATCAATCCCCATTGGCACGCAAACATATCGTATCAAAGAGCATTTCATGCTATAA